A stretch of Cryptococcus neoformans var. neoformans JEC21 chromosome 10 sequence DNA encodes these proteins:
- a CDS encoding tRNA methyltransferase, putative: MLKSLIPRRLISIVARTRTFTMTTSPIRSPPAKRFKQELPADFTHVTEAPVNALFAEPSKPQQQPKKQTKRDRRKGRKPLPEPFSPADVMWHDVRDFLGPEYVDELLAKKDGSEWEAPSELGSFVVIELTAGAFTVSGESLSLFQSGEKKWAIITPFAHPGDRIRAKIYKHDRLHCLADLVEILEYSDTYRGGEGDRRVNPDAGCKYFGECGGCQLQPVPYHLQLQHKLRTVQLAYERFSTLPSSLVPTILPTIGSPKQWGYRTKITPHFDAPPKWAKEKLVKLQAEAASPGEEEALNAEDEARKGWECRVGFERKGKPGVMDIEECPIATPVLNTQLTLSRAQVKSSIMSYKKGATILLRDALLEPEPLPTAENPWNVQEAGEEEHVAVTDHKAQVYERVGPWLFSFTAGSFFQNNNSILIPLTTYVQEAIFAPNPNPNLPRPTHLVDTYCGSGLFGITLSPSFIAVAGVEISSLSIEAAKRNAEMNGLKDKTTWLCGKAEDIFGGLAEQGFAGRHSCVVVDPPRKGCDTPFLDQLLNFRPLTIVYVSCNVHTQARDVGYLVHESNKRGQVSEGKEEGVKGWKYTVESLRGFDLFPQTAHVESVAVLRLEEQ; the protein is encoded by the exons ATGTTGAAAAGTCTTATCCCAAGGCGTCTTATATCCATAGTAGCTCGTACTAGAACATTCACAATGACCACCAGCCCCATCCGCTCGCCTCCCGCAAAGCGTTTCAAACAGGAACTACCTGCAGACTTTACGCACGTCACAGAGGCTCCCGTCAATGCTCTCTTTGCGGAACCGTCAAAgcctcagcagcagcccaAGAAACAAACAAAGAGAGACAGgcgaaagggaagaaagcCCTTGCCGGAACCATTCTCTCCGGCAGATGTCATGTGGCATGATGTTCGTGATTTCCTCGGACCAGAGTATGTCGACGAGTTGTTGGCtaagaaggatggaagtgaATGGGAGGCACCGAGCGAGTTGGGGAGTTTTGTGGTTATCGAATTGACTGCCGGTGCTTTTACCGTTTCGG GCGAATCTCTGTCGTTATTCCAATCCGGCGAGAAGAAATGGGCCATCATCACACCATTTGCTCACCCTGGCGACCGTATCCGCGCCAAAATCTACAAGCACGATCGTCTCCATTGCCTCGCCGACCTCGTCGAAATCCTAGAGTACAGCGATACTTACCGAGGCGGTGAGGGCGATAGACGGGTCAACCCCGATGCGGGTTGCAAGTACTTTGGAGAATGCGGCGGATGTCAGCTTCAACCTGTACCTTATCACCTCCAACTCCAACATAAACTGCGCACTGTCCAACTTGCATATGAACGATTCTCCACTTTACCGTCTTCTCTAGTACCTACCATCTTACCCACCATCGGTTCTCCTAAACAGTGGGGGTACCGTACCAAGATCACCCCACATTTTGATGCCCCTCCTAAATgggcaaaggaaaagctCGTCAAGCTTCAAGCGGAAGCAGCGTCTCctggggaggaagaagcacTCAACgcggaggatgaagcaAGGAAAGGATGGGAGTGCAGAGTCGGGTTTGAACGTAAAGGTAAACCCGGTGTGATGGATATCGAAGAATGCCCCATTGCCACGCCCGTACTCAATACCCAACTCACCCTTTCTCGTGCCCAAGTCAAATCTAGCATCATGTCCTACAAAAAAGGCGCTACCATCCTCTTACGTGATGCCCTTCTCGAACCTGAACCTTTACCCACAGCGGAGAACCCATGGAACGTACAAGAAGCGGGCGAGGAGGAACATGTAGCAGTGACGGATCACAAGGCGCAAGTGTATGAACGCGTAGGGCCATGGTTGTTTTCCTTCACAGCGGGGAGCTTCTTCCAGAACAACAACTCAATTCTTATCCCGCTCACTACATACGTGCAAGAAGCCATCTTTGCCCCCAATCCCAACCCCAACCTCCCCCGTCCAACTCACCTGGTAGACACATACTGCGGCTCCGGTTTATTTGGCATCACCCTCTCCCCGTCATTCATTGCCGTCGCTGGAGTGGAGATTTCCTCGCTCAGTATAGAAGCGGCGAAGAGGAACGCGGAGATGAATGGGCTAAAGGATAAGACGACGTGGTTGTGTGGGAAAGCGGAGGATATCTTTGGAGGGTTGGCCGAGCAGGGTTTTGCGGGAAGACATTCTTGTGTTGTCGTTGAT CCCCCAAGAAAAGGCTGCGACACCCCCTTCCTCGATCAACTCCTCAACTTCCGACCTCTCACTATTGTCTATGTCTCGTGTAACGTACACACCCAAGCGAGGGATGTGGGTTACCTCGTCCATGAAAGTAACAAGCGTGGACAAGTTagtgaaggaaaagaagaaggtgtgAAAGGGTGGAAATATACAGTAGAGAGTTTGAGGGGGTTCGATCTTTTCCCGCAGACGGCGCATGTGGAAAGTGTAGCTGTGCTGAGGCTTGAGGAGCAATAA
- a CDS encoding ATPase, putative codes for MSAEASTSQQVVAPQGMAPEKYQAINAYRDKVKEHSRLSEQLKNVRLNIRTLGNDYDKTEDDIKALQSVGQIIGEVLKQLDDERFIVKASSGPRYVVSYRPTLPVHKLKPTTRVSLDMTTLTIMRILPREVDPMVYNMSLEDPGSASFAGIGGLGEQVRELREVIELPLMNPELFERVGINPPKGVLLYGPPGTGKTLLARAVAATLNTNFLKVVSSAIVDKYIGESARLIREMFAYAREHEPCVIFMDEIDAIGGRRFSQGTSADREIQRTLMELLNQMDGFESLGRTKIIMATNRPDTLDPALLRPGRLDRKIEIPLPNEQGRLEILKIHAKKVNKSGDIDYEAIVKLSDGFNGADLRNVCTEAGMFAIRDDRDAVVQEDFMKAVRKLNEAKKHETTMDYTAI; via the exons ATGTCAGCCGAAGCATCAACTTCTCAGCAAGTAGTCGCTCCTCAGGGAATGGCCCCGGAAAAGTACCAGGCGATCAACGCTTACCGTGAT AAAGTCAAGGAGCACAGTCGATTATCTGAGCAGCTCAAGAATG TCCGTTTAAACATCCGGACTCTTGGAAACGACTATGACAAGACGGAAGACGACATCAAGGCGCTTCAAAGTGTGGGTCAAATCATCGGTGAAGTATTGAAACAGCTTGACGATGAACGAT TCATCGTCAAGGCATCTTCTGGGCCCCGATACGTCGTCTCCTACCGACCCACTTTACCCGTCCACAAGCTCAAACCCACCACCCGAGTCTCCCTCGACATGACAACCCTAACCATAATGCGTATCCTCCCCCGTGAAGTCGACCCTATGGTTTACAACATGTCTCTTGAAGATCCCGGATCGGCTTCTTTTGCCGGCATCGGTGGTTTGGGCGAACAAGTGAGAGAGTTGAGAGAGGTTATCGAGTTGCCTCTGATGAATCCCGAATTGTTCGAG CGAGTGGGTATCAACCCGCCCAAGGGTGTGTTGCTCTACGGTCCTCCTGGTACAGGAAAGACACTCCTCGCAAGAGCTGTAGCTGCTACTCTGAATACCAACTTTTTAAAAGTTGTCTCTTCAGCC ATTGTCGACAAGTACATTGGTGAATCAGCACGTCTTATCCGAGAAATGTTTGCCTATGCCAGAGAACACGAGCCATGTGTCATTTTTATGGACGAAATCGATGCTATCGGAGGGAGGAGGTTCTCACAAGGAACAAGTGCGGATCGAGAGATCCAACGTACCCTTATGGAA CTTCTCAACCAAATGGACGGTTTTGAATCTCTTGGTCGCACCAAAATCATTATGGCCACCAATCGTCCCGACACGCTCGACCCCGCCCTCCTCCGTCCCGGCCGTCTCGATCGAAAGATTGAGATTCCCCTTCCTAACGAGCAAGGTCGGTTGGAGATTTTGAAAATTCATGCGAAAAAGGTGAACAAGAGTGGGGATATTGATTATGAGGCAATTGTGAAATTGAGTGATGGGTTTAATGGTGCTGATTTGAGGAATGTTTGTACCGAA GCCGGCATGTTTGCTATCCGAGATGATAGGGATGCTGTGGTCCAAGAAGACTTTATGAAGGCTGTCAGGAAACTAAACGAGGCAAAGAAACACGAGACTACTAT GGATTATACTGCCATATAA
- a CDS encoding expressed protein, whose product MPTAALRIVYSSTRRTPIKSPTYDTFVTPSPAYAASNSTPNYNVPSPSAQGSIPISNVVTTPFRRPRPPLGIPESPSIILTPPDDELPVQTVKHKSHILLLHTPSRPYSNLPFSSLERFLQVVILVLRLIGGALDGSVSALEVTRRLIQKVVVARRASRVPKATRIEYAQKPAEHPFIPGSYPCAARVPHLATFRFGVNLADYPLILFRITDHLEPLLACRLNKLCYDRYVGLIYQCLVIKGGLVDGLLKGFARAKTEDEDGIGDRGGERKVKAMMMAEKISIKDAQGMRELLQVLKERKDRHDLGQPSNNSKPLFGNVKIAHFGKQLINDIAFNQSSSSSKVLPSAQAIKNYWTPFIKTFFTYIRFGSRDGPNLGNVSFCFDLTNSPDVYRRHGAYDWTDTGTSCAVDMLCSAAMDSVSATKVKVMEVKIHLSFDLFAPIPIIPFPHTLSLLFQPFSLPSSSSFPSPSPRIPPVSSKHQGLAFANTFVIIYDLDVSGRVGPRQYIRPMWLHFCIAWNCYHLSNGSGKDGGGVMVRYVVPRRTKFDQSLETFWEEEGKERWTEERWEAFKKCLITRTEGTRQREMGCGYK is encoded by the coding sequence ATGCCAACCGCAGCTCTGAGGATTGTTTATTCCTCCACTCGTCGGACTCCTATCAAATCTCCGACCTACGACACCTTTGTAACCCCATCTCCTGCATATGCGGCGTCAAACTCGACACCCAATTACAACGTACCCAGCCCGAGCGCACAAGGCTCTATCCCCATTTCTAACGTAGTAACTACACCTTTTCGTCGTCCTCGGCCCCCTCTGGGTATCCCAGAATCGCCATCTATCATCCTAACCCCTCCTGACGACGAGCTACCAGTCCAGACCGTGAAACACAAATCTCACATTCTCCTCCTGCATACCCCTTCTCGCCCGTATTCAAACTTACCTTTCAGCTCCCTTGAACGGTTCTTGCAAGTCGTAATACTGGTTTTGAGACTAATTGGCGGGGCTCTGGATGGGTCAGTATCTGCTTTGGAGGTGACAAGGAGGTTGATCCAGAAAGTTGTGGTTGCTCGAAGGGCATCGCGGGTTCCCAAGGCCACGAGGATTGAGTATGCGCAGAAGCCTGCTGAACATCCTTTTATCCCTGGCAGCTATCCCTGCGCCGCCCGCGTTCCTCATCTCGCTACTTTTCGCTTCGGAGTCAATCTTGCCGATTACCCTCTCATCCTGTTTCGCATAACAGACCATCTCGAGCCGCTTTTAGCTTGTCGACTCAATAAACTGTGCTATGATCGGTATGTTGGGCTAATTTACCAGTGTTTGGTAATCAAAGGAGGTCTGGTTGATGGGTTGCTCAAAGGGTTTGCTAGGGCAAAaacagaggatgaagatgggatTGGCGATAGGGGTGGGGAGAGAAAAGTGAAggcaatgatgatggccGAGAAAATCAGTATAAAGGATGCGCAAGGTATGAGAGAGCTGCTTCAAGTCCtcaaggaaaggaaggacCGTCATGACCTTGGCCAACCATCAAACAACTCGAAACCGCTTTTCGGAAATGTCAAGATTGCCCATTTCGGAAAACAACTGATCAATGACATCGCCTTCAACCaatcaagctcaagctccAAAGTGTTGCCGTCGGCCCAAGCAATCAAGAACTATTGGACACCATTCATCAAGACCTTTTTCACTTACATAAGATTCGGATCCAGAGACGGCCCTAACTTAGGAAACGTATCCTTCTGCTTCGATCTGACGAACTCACCAGACGTCTACCGGCGGCATGGAGCCTACGATTGGACGGATACGGGAACTTCCTGTGCAGTGGATATGCTGTGCTCTGCAGCGATGGACTCGGTATCAGCAACAAAGGTCAAAGTGATGGAAGTAAAAATTCATCTGTCATTCGACCTTTTCGCGCCTATCCCGatcatccccttccctcacacactctctctcctcttccaaccctTTTCcctgccttcttcatcttctttcccctcaCCTTCACCCCGGATCCCTCCTGTTTCATCTAAACATCAAGGCCTGGCGTTCGCGAACACATTCGTAATCATATACGATCTCGACGTCTCTGGACGTGTCGGCCCCAGACAATACATCCGACCCATGTGGCTTCATTTTTGTATCGCTTGGAATTGTTATCATCTATCGAACGGTAGCGGTAAAGACGGGGGCGGGGTAATGGTTAGGTACGTTGTGCCTAGACGAACCAAATTCGATCAATCGTTAGAAACAttctgggaagaagaaggcaaagagcGATGGACGGAGGAGAGGTGGGAAGCGTTCAAGAAGTGTTTGATCACGCGTACCGAGGGTACCAGGCAAAGGGAGATGGGGTGTGGGTATAAGTAA